The Nocardia sp. NBC_00508 nucleotide sequence GCGCCGACGATCAATGTCAGCAGCAGCGCCCCGACCGCCAGATACAGCAGCGGGGACCGCGACCGGTTGATCCGGGAAAAGGGTGACATGGTCACAGCACGATAACGAGGGCGCGCAGGCCCGACAACCGCAAGCTCCGGAACAGGGGCTTTTCAATATCACGATCAGATATCGAGTCCGCAGGTAAATCACAAAACGACACGCCAAACGTGACATAGAACACATTTGATATTTGGTGCAGACGCGGGTCAGCGCCCGGCCGAAGTGTCGCTACTCGGCTCGAGGCCGGGGATGGCCCTCAGATGCGGTAGACGCGACGCGCGTTGGCGGTGGTGATCTTCGCCAGTTCCGCGGGGTCCTGCTTCCGCAATGCGGCCAGCGCTCGCACGGTGTAGGGCAGGCAGTACGGCTCGTTGGGCGCGCCGCGGAACGGATGCGGGGTCAGATACGGCGCGTCCGTCTCGACCAGGATCTGATCGTCGGGCACGACTCGAGCCGCCTCACGCAGTTCATGCGCGTTCTTGAAACTCACCGTTCCGGAAAAACTCAGGATGTAGCCCTCGGCCACGCACGACAGCGCCATGTTCGTGTCCGAGGAGAAACAGTGGAAGATCACCGTGTCCGGCGGGCCCTCGTCCAGCAGTACCGTCAGCAGGTCGTGATCGGCCTCGCGATTGTGGATCATCAGCGGTTTGCGGATCCGTTTGGCCAGGTCGATATGC carries:
- a CDS encoding TatD family hydrolase, with the translated sequence MSATRPAPELPEPLGPIVDAHTHLDACGAIDAASTAAIVDRAASVGVGQVVTVADDLAAARWAVRAAHWDDRLFAAVALHPTRANALDDAAKAELEHLAADPRVVAVGETGLDYYWPGKLDGCADIETQIEGFRWHIDLAKRIRKPLMIHNREADHDLLTVLLDEGPPDTVIFHCFSSDTNMALSCVAEGYILSFSGTVSFKNAHELREAARVVPDDQILVETDAPYLTPHPFRGAPNEPYCLPYTVRALAALRKQDPAELAKITTANARRVYRI